A window from Pseudomonas alloputida encodes these proteins:
- a CDS encoding AraC family transcriptional regulator yields the protein MISSSPLVDWLLESLELDASLFHVGRYCGGWHASTQGMGRASFHLVVQGHCWLHIDGQPQAICLEKGDAVFLLRDLAYRLSSDQDPVDACAQPRQAMQALDSQAADGVGLVCGFFHFQSGLCSLIVEGLADWILLRAEDPSGSAARALFGLILEECRRDAGPSQMLLERLTHLLFLYVLRQQVHAGQSLGGLVALARQPAFAGLLEQLIEHPGQTWTMENMAACTGLSRSAFFKRFSELAGQSPGQVLLALRMRHASQLLQAGHTVEQVGAQVGYQSVAAFTRAFAKAVGVQPGAYRRQHDGRGHA from the coding sequence ATGATTTCGTCCAGCCCGCTTGTCGATTGGTTATTAGAAAGCCTGGAGCTCGATGCCAGCCTGTTTCATGTAGGCCGCTATTGCGGCGGCTGGCATGCCAGTACCCAAGGCATGGGCCGGGCCAGCTTTCATCTGGTGGTGCAAGGCCATTGCTGGCTGCACATTGACGGCCAGCCGCAGGCCATTTGCCTGGAGAAAGGTGATGCCGTGTTCCTGCTGCGTGACCTGGCCTATCGCTTGTCCAGCGATCAGGACCCGGTCGACGCCTGTGCCCAGCCGCGCCAGGCCATGCAGGCGCTGGATAGCCAGGCCGCCGACGGCGTTGGCTTGGTCTGCGGCTTCTTCCATTTTCAGTCGGGCCTCTGCTCGCTGATTGTCGAGGGTCTCGCTGACTGGATCTTGTTACGCGCTGAAGATCCCAGCGGCAGCGCAGCGCGGGCGCTGTTCGGGCTGATCCTGGAAGAATGCCGGCGAGATGCTGGGCCATCACAGATGCTACTGGAACGGCTGACGCACTTGTTGTTCCTGTACGTGCTGCGCCAGCAGGTGCACGCAGGGCAATCGCTGGGCGGGCTGGTCGCCCTCGCCCGCCAGCCGGCATTTGCCGGATTGCTTGAGCAATTGATCGAGCATCCGGGGCAAACCTGGACCATGGAGAACATGGCCGCTTGCACCGGGTTGTCACGGTCGGCTTTTTTCAAGCGTTTCAGCGAGCTGGCCGGGCAGTCACCGGGACAAGTGCTGCTGGCGCTGCGCATGCGCCATGCCAGCCAGTTGCTGCAGGCGGGGCATACCGTTGAGCAGGTAGGCGCGCAGGTGGGGTATCAGTCGGTGGCCGCATTCACCAGGGCGTTCGCCAAGGCAGTGGGGGTGCAGCCGGGGGCGTATCGCAGGCAGCATGACGGGC
- a CDS encoding carboxymuconolactone decarboxylase family protein, whose protein sequence is MSARITLHTLQSAPEAARPFLENAQKNSGFIPNLLGVLANAPAALETYVTVSALNGKSELGLAEREVVQLIAATQHGCDFCVAGHTAVALNKAKLPQEVVDALRARGELPNARYETLAAFAREVIATRGNVSEATYQAFREAGFSEGNALEVILGVSLATLCNFANVFAQTPLNEELGKYRWQPSA, encoded by the coding sequence ATGTCCGCGCGCATTACTTTACACACGCTGCAGAGCGCCCCGGAAGCGGCACGGCCGTTCCTTGAGAACGCGCAGAAGAATTCCGGCTTCATCCCCAACCTGCTCGGCGTGCTGGCCAACGCCCCGGCGGCGCTGGAAACCTACGTGACCGTTTCGGCACTCAATGGCAAGTCTGAGCTTGGCCTGGCCGAGCGTGAAGTGGTGCAACTGATCGCGGCCACCCAGCATGGCTGCGACTTTTGCGTGGCCGGCCATACGGCCGTCGCGCTGAACAAGGCCAAGCTGCCGCAGGAGGTGGTCGATGCTCTGCGTGCCCGTGGCGAACTCCCGAACGCCCGCTACGAAACCCTGGCCGCCTTTGCCCGCGAAGTGATCGCCACCCGTGGCAATGTCAGCGAAGCCACCTACCAGGCCTTCCGTGAGGCCGGCTTCAGTGAAGGCAACGCCTTGGAGGTGATTCTGGGCGTAAGCCTCGCAACCCTGTGCAACTTTGCTAATGTTTTCGCCCAGACGCCACTCAACGAAGAGCTTGGCAAATACCGCTGGCAGCCTTCTGCGTAG
- a CDS encoding acyl-CoA dehydrogenase family protein has protein sequence MQDCAFRHWLDANAEAIDRGLCEPQQVLAQIAESQLLRTGVDPALGGTGGQVTDAVEAIAAIASRSLAAAFVCWGQRAFIEYLLHSPNQPLRERLLPRLLTGELAGATGLSNAMKFLSGIEALQVRGRPAADGWHLEGRLHWVTNLRKSGFVVAAAIEDEAGGAPFVLAIPSDAQGLERSDDLQLMGLQSSNTAALAFHQVPLARDWLLHENAREFLPRVRPAFLALQCGMAIGLARRALEEVQAHLQGRASFLDEARQVLSERLENTVSELKHGLLDGRFQQQPAALFKLRIILAESAADAVQLELQASGGKAYLCEYGEGFARRWRESAFVPIVTPSLVQLRAELQRQAGVA, from the coding sequence ATGCAAGATTGTGCATTTCGACACTGGCTGGATGCCAATGCCGAGGCCATCGACCGGGGCCTGTGCGAGCCGCAGCAGGTACTGGCGCAGATCGCAGAATCGCAGCTGCTGCGCACGGGGGTCGACCCAGCGCTGGGCGGTACGGGCGGGCAGGTGACCGACGCGGTCGAGGCCATCGCCGCCATTGCCAGCCGCTCATTGGCCGCGGCTTTCGTCTGCTGGGGCCAGCGTGCCTTCATCGAATACCTGCTGCACAGCCCCAACCAGCCCCTGCGTGAGCGCCTGCTGCCGCGGCTGTTGACCGGTGAATTGGCCGGTGCCACCGGGCTGTCCAACGCCATGAAGTTCCTGTCCGGTATCGAAGCGCTGCAGGTGCGTGGCCGCCCGGCAGCCGATGGCTGGCACCTGGAAGGGCGACTGCACTGGGTGACCAACTTGCGTAAAAGCGGCTTCGTGGTGGCGGCGGCCATCGAGGATGAAGCCGGCGGCGCGCCTTTTGTGCTGGCCATTCCTTCCGACGCTCAAGGCCTGGAGCGCTCTGATGATCTACAACTGATGGGCCTGCAGTCGAGCAACACGGCAGCACTGGCTTTTCACCAGGTGCCGCTGGCCCGCGACTGGTTGCTGCATGAAAATGCACGCGAATTCCTGCCACGGGTACGCCCGGCATTCCTGGCGCTGCAATGTGGCATGGCCATTGGCCTGGCGCGACGAGCGCTGGAAGAGGTTCAGGCGCATCTGCAAGGCCGAGCCTCGTTCCTCGACGAAGCCCGTCAGGTGCTTAGCGAACGCCTGGAAAACACCGTCAGCGAACTCAAGCATGGCTTGCTCGACGGTCGCTTCCAGCAGCAGCCGGCGGCCTTGTTCAAGCTGCGCATCATCCTGGCTGAAAGTGCTGCCGACGCGGTACAACTGGAGTTGCAGGCCAGTGGCGGCAAGGCTTACCTCTGCGAATACGGCGAAGGGTTTGCCCGCCGATGGCGGGAGTCGGCCTTCGTGCCGATCGTCACGCCCAGCCTGGTGCAATTGCGCGCCGAACTGCAACGCCAGGCAGGCGTTGCATGA
- a CDS encoding ABC transporter ATP-binding protein, whose translation MSAVLLEARDIRLGYPREGGWQQVLAQFDLQLAPGEVVSILGPSGVGKSSLLRVLAGLQQPGGGSVSLHGQPLQGPHPRLAVAFQDPSLLPWLSLEKNVAFGLDFARQPRLADAERRARIDHAIEAVGLAHARGQYPAQLSGGMAQRTALARCLARQPEVLLLDEPFGALDEVTRADMQQLLLQLIATHKTAAVLITHDIDEALLLSDRVLLLGNLPAHILGQWHIDLPQPRTQRVEELGALRIEILKTLRRASRTVEPTPTSLPSEAVHVHG comes from the coding sequence ATGAGCGCGGTGTTGCTGGAGGCCCGTGACATCCGCTTGGGCTACCCGCGTGAGGGTGGTTGGCAGCAGGTGCTGGCGCAGTTCGACCTGCAGCTGGCACCAGGTGAGGTCGTGAGCATCCTTGGCCCCAGTGGTGTGGGCAAGTCCAGCCTGCTGCGGGTGCTGGCAGGGCTGCAGCAGCCTGGCGGCGGCAGCGTGAGCTTGCACGGCCAGCCGCTGCAGGGGCCGCACCCGCGTCTGGCGGTGGCTTTTCAGGATCCCAGCCTGCTGCCATGGCTGAGCCTGGAGAAAAACGTCGCCTTCGGCCTGGACTTCGCCCGTCAGCCCAGGCTGGCGGATGCCGAACGCCGTGCACGCATCGACCATGCGATTGAGGCTGTGGGCCTGGCCCACGCCCGTGGCCAGTACCCGGCGCAGTTGTCTGGCGGCATGGCCCAGCGCACCGCGCTGGCCCGCTGCCTGGCACGCCAGCCCGAAGTCTTGTTGCTGGATGAACCCTTCGGTGCGTTGGATGAGGTGACCCGCGCCGACATGCAGCAGTTGCTGCTGCAACTGATCGCCACGCACAAGACCGCGGCCGTGTTGATCACTCACGATATCGACGAAGCCCTGCTGCTGTCAGACCGGGTTCTGCTACTGGGCAACCTCCCAGCGCACATCCTCGGGCAGTGGCATATCGACCTGCCGCAACCACGGACGCAGCGGGTCGAAGAACTGGGCGCCTTGCGTATTGAAATCCTCAAAACCCTTCGGCGGGCAAGCCGCACAGTCGAACCTACCCCAACCTCGTTGCCCTCGGAGGCTGTCCATGTGCATGGATGA
- a CDS encoding ABC transporter substrate-binding protein — MCMDDCCSSSSRRDFLKLGAMLTAAGALPLLSSLQARAAAEPDAPVRIGYLPITDATPLLVAHNNGLFEAEGIKAERPVLLRSWAQVIEAFISGQVNVIHLLSPMTVWARYGSKVPAKVVAWNHVGGSGLTVAPDISAVKQLGGKTVAIPFWYSIHNVVLQQLLNDNGLTPVSKPANAQLAANEVNLLVLPPSDMPPALASKRIAGYIVAEPFNALAENLKVGRVQRFTGDVWRNHACCVVFMHEHDLNNRPEWSQKVVNAIVKAQQWTRDHRTEAAALLSRAGPNKYTPHEPAVLTKVLAPAAEDRAGYIASGAIRHQQWDEKRIDFQPYPFPSYTEELVKRLKTTLIEGDNTFLSGLDPAYAARDLVDDRFVRNAIATVGGPSVFGIADNFERSEEFAV; from the coding sequence ATGTGCATGGATGACTGCTGTTCCTCTTCTTCGCGTCGTGACTTTCTCAAGCTCGGCGCCATGCTCACTGCTGCCGGTGCATTGCCGTTGCTGTCGAGCTTGCAGGCGCGTGCCGCTGCCGAGCCGGACGCGCCGGTGCGCATCGGCTACCTGCCGATCACCGATGCCACGCCGCTGCTGGTGGCACATAACAACGGCCTGTTCGAGGCCGAAGGCATCAAGGCCGAGCGCCCGGTGCTGCTGCGCAGCTGGGCGCAGGTGATCGAGGCATTCATCTCCGGCCAGGTCAATGTCATCCACCTGCTTTCGCCGATGACGGTATGGGCGCGCTATGGCAGCAAGGTGCCAGCCAAGGTGGTGGCCTGGAACCACGTGGGCGGTTCGGGCCTGACTGTTGCGCCGGATATATCCGCCGTGAAACAGCTCGGTGGCAAGACAGTGGCCATTCCGTTCTGGTACTCGATCCACAATGTGGTACTGCAACAGTTGCTCAACGACAACGGCCTGACGCCCGTGTCGAAGCCGGCCAATGCGCAACTGGCCGCCAACGAAGTCAACCTGCTGGTGCTGCCACCGTCCGACATGCCACCCGCTCTGGCCAGCAAGCGCATTGCCGGCTACATCGTTGCCGAGCCGTTCAACGCACTGGCCGAGAACCTCAAGGTAGGCCGCGTGCAGCGCTTTACCGGCGATGTATGGCGCAACCATGCGTGCTGCGTGGTGTTCATGCACGAGCATGACCTGAATAACCGCCCGGAGTGGTCGCAGAAAGTGGTCAACGCCATCGTCAAGGCCCAGCAATGGACCCGTGACCATCGCACCGAAGCCGCCGCACTGCTGTCCAGGGCGGGCCCCAACAAGTACACCCCGCACGAGCCTGCGGTGCTGACCAAGGTCCTGGCGCCCGCCGCCGAAGACCGTGCTGGCTACATTGCCAGTGGCGCCATTCGCCATCAGCAGTGGGACGAAAAACGCATCGACTTCCAGCCATACCCGTTCCCGAGTTACACCGAAGAGCTGGTCAAGCGCCTGAAAACCACCCTGATCGAAGGCGACAATACGTTTCTTTCCGGGCTGGATCCGGCGTATGCCGCCCGCGACCTGGTCGACGATCGCTTCGTGCGTAATGCCATCGCGACAGTAGGTGGTCCGTCGGTGTTCGGCATTGCCGACAACTTCGAGCGTAGCGAGGAGTTTGCGGTCTGA
- a CDS encoding ABC transporter permease: MRTHVVHAGLGLVGLLALLLLWWAGVALFGQADGLSARFSPAATLASLVELLGQGEVYGHIWVSLKRILIGLLLALLMGVPLGLLVGSYRHLEAVTTPAFQFLRMISPLSWMPVVVMLMGVGDQPIYFLLAFAALWPILLNTAAGVRQLDPRWLQLSRSLSATRWETLCKVIVPGVIGHVLTGVRLAIGILWIVLVPCEMLGVSAGLGYFILDTRDRLAYSELMAMVLLIGVLGFVLDALARGLHRRWVHG; this comes from the coding sequence ATGCGCACCCATGTCGTACATGCCGGCCTTGGGCTGGTCGGGTTGCTGGCCTTGTTGCTGTTATGGTGGGCCGGTGTAGCACTGTTCGGCCAGGCCGACGGCCTGTCGGCGCGCTTTTCGCCGGCGGCAACCCTGGCCAGCCTGGTCGAGCTGCTGGGGCAGGGCGAGGTCTATGGGCATATCTGGGTCAGCCTCAAGCGCATCCTGATTGGGCTGCTGCTGGCGCTGCTGATGGGCGTGCCGTTGGGCTTGCTGGTAGGCAGCTACCGGCACCTGGAGGCGGTGACCACGCCGGCATTTCAGTTTCTGCGCATGATATCGCCATTGTCGTGGATGCCTGTGGTGGTGATGCTGATGGGCGTGGGTGACCAGCCGATCTACTTCCTGCTGGCGTTTGCCGCGTTGTGGCCGATCTTGCTGAATACGGCGGCAGGGGTGCGTCAACTGGACCCGCGCTGGCTGCAACTTAGCCGCAGCTTGAGTGCAACGCGCTGGGAAACCTTGTGCAAGGTGATCGTGCCGGGGGTAATCGGTCACGTGCTGACGGGCGTGCGCCTGGCCATCGGTATTCTGTGGATTGTGCTGGTGCCGTGCGAAATGCTTGGGGTGAGTGCGGGGCTTGGGTATTTCATTCTTGATACCCGTGACCGGCTGGCGTATTCCGAACTGATGGCGATGGTGCTGCTGATTGGCGTGCTGGGGTTTGTGCTGGATGCTCTGGCGCGTGGGCTGCATCGGCGCTGGGTGCATGGCTGA
- a CDS encoding GNAT family N-acetyltransferase, whose product MFILSRLDSVPPESFQNQIRELVIHNVGDLSSVAIAVDNPLYPLYQYGVGMEVHQYLQALDGTRGLAVALTLALDAEAPDQLLGFALSLPAQDDGQACALAFLAVCASHRRQGIARALLGDLRSRHACVELNAFANQVPWFEAMGMQVVAANGPQVLMSSTGHPSGALIGRLDIAPIYQTAEVLQIHTYLLNQQGEDAMIEAEQMRDERLDELTAQAQECVRQRKNVH is encoded by the coding sequence ATGTTCATCCTGAGCCGCCTCGACAGCGTGCCGCCCGAATCTTTCCAGAACCAGATCCGCGAGCTGGTCATTCACAATGTCGGCGATTTGAGCAGTGTCGCCATCGCCGTCGACAACCCGCTGTACCCGCTGTACCAGTACGGCGTCGGCATGGAAGTCCACCAGTACCTGCAAGCGCTGGACGGCACCCGCGGTCTGGCTGTGGCGCTTACCCTGGCGCTGGATGCCGAAGCACCGGACCAGTTGCTGGGCTTTGCGCTGTCGCTGCCAGCCCAGGACGATGGGCAGGCCTGTGCATTGGCCTTTCTGGCCGTGTGCGCCAGCCATCGCCGCCAGGGCATCGCCCGTGCCCTGCTGGGCGACCTGCGCTCACGCCATGCCTGCGTGGAGCTGAACGCCTTTGCCAACCAGGTGCCGTGGTTCGAGGCGATGGGCATGCAAGTGGTGGCCGCCAATGGACCGCAGGTGCTGATGAGCAGTACCGGCCACCCCAGTGGTGCGCTGATCGGGCGCCTGGACATTGCGCCGATTTATCAGACGGCTGAAGTGCTGCAGATTCACACCTATCTGCTTAACCAGCAGGGTGAGGATGCAATGATCGAAGCGGAGCAGATGCGCGATGAGCGGCTGGATGAGCTGACCGCTCAAGCCCAGGAATGTGTGCGCCAGCGCAAGAACGTGCATTGA
- the argC gene encoding N-acetyl-gamma-glutamyl-phosphate reductase, producing the protein MHTPVVFIDGDQGTTGLQIHARLQGRSDLRLLTLPEAERKDPQRRCEAINSADIALLCLPDDAAREAVAAIHNPQVRVIDASSAHRTTPGWVYGLPELDEQQAERIAQSTRVSNPGCYPTGAIALLHPLVKAGLLPADYPLNIHAVSGYSGGGRAAVERHEQPGAAKAPALQLYGLELAHKHVPEIQQHAGLSARPMFMPGYGAYRQGIALSIPLQLRLLPGQVSAEHLQACLEQHYQGARHVQVMPLHQCGAAANLDPEALNGSNDLRLALYANPEHGQVLLTAVFDNLGKGASGAAVQNLDLMLGALQAHG; encoded by the coding sequence ATGCACACCCCTGTTGTTTTCATCGACGGCGACCAAGGCACCACAGGCCTGCAGATCCATGCCCGCCTGCAGGGCCGGAGCGATCTTCGCCTGCTGACCCTCCCCGAGGCCGAGCGCAAGGACCCGCAACGCCGCTGCGAAGCGATCAACAGTGCCGACATCGCCCTGCTGTGCCTGCCCGACGACGCCGCCCGCGAGGCCGTGGCCGCAATCCACAACCCCCAGGTGCGGGTGATCGACGCCAGCTCGGCGCACCGCACCACACCAGGCTGGGTGTATGGCCTGCCGGAGCTTGACGAACAGCAAGCCGAGCGCATCGCGCAAAGCACGCGTGTCAGCAATCCCGGTTGCTATCCCACCGGCGCCATCGCGCTGCTGCACCCACTGGTCAAGGCCGGCTTGCTGCCTGCGGACTACCCCCTGAACATCCACGCCGTGTCTGGCTATTCCGGCGGTGGTCGCGCGGCGGTCGAGCGGCATGAACAGCCCGGCGCCGCCAAAGCCCCGGCGCTACAGCTGTATGGCCTGGAGCTGGCGCACAAGCACGTACCGGAGATCCAGCAGCACGCGGGGTTGTCGGCGCGGCCGATGTTCATGCCCGGCTATGGCGCCTACCGCCAAGGCATCGCGCTGAGCATTCCGCTGCAGCTTCGCCTGCTGCCTGGACAGGTCAGCGCCGAGCATTTGCAAGCCTGCCTGGAACAGCATTACCAGGGTGCCCGCCATGTTCAGGTGATGCCTCTGCATCAGTGCGGTGCTGCGGCAAACCTCGACCCCGAGGCATTGAACGGCAGCAATGACCTGCGCCTGGCGTTGTACGCCAACCCCGAGCATGGCCAGGTACTGCTCACCGCAGTGTTCGACAACCTGGGCAAAGGTGCCTCTGGTGCTGCCGTGCAAAACCTCGACCTGATGCTCGGTGCCTTACAGGCACACGGCTGA
- a CDS encoding LysR family transcriptional regulator — MREISLDRLRTLVVITDLGSFAEAARQLNLAPPTISLHVAELEARIGAPLLTRTRGQVRPTVIGETLLGRARRLLADADLALDEVRRQVAGLTGRVRLGASTGAIAHLLPQALARLRVEHPGIDVQVQVLTSQASLVRLREGTLDIGLVALPQVVGKGLTVTPWRRDPILAYVPADWQPPARITPAWLAQRALILNDSTTQLSRVTGEWFAAAGLYPEPRIELNYNDAIKSLVGAGYGATLLPQEGEATELDRRIARRPLRPGLWRQLGIACREGQVERATGYVLEALERLR; from the coding sequence TTGCGCGAAATCAGCCTCGACCGCCTCCGCACATTGGTGGTCATCACCGACCTGGGCTCCTTTGCCGAGGCCGCCCGCCAGCTTAACCTGGCGCCGCCCACCATCAGCTTGCACGTGGCCGAGCTGGAGGCGCGTATTGGCGCCCCGTTGCTCACCCGCACCCGTGGCCAGGTGCGGCCTACCGTCATCGGTGAAACACTGCTGGGGCGTGCCCGACGCCTGCTGGCGGACGCTGACTTGGCGCTGGACGAAGTGCGCCGGCAGGTCGCAGGGTTGACCGGACGTGTGCGCCTGGGCGCCTCCACCGGTGCCATCGCCCATTTGCTGCCGCAGGCGCTGGCGCGCCTGCGTGTGGAGCACCCGGGGATCGATGTGCAGGTCCAGGTGCTGACCTCTCAGGCGTCGCTCGTGCGCTTGCGTGAGGGCACACTGGATATCGGCCTTGTGGCCTTGCCACAGGTGGTCGGCAAAGGGCTGACGGTCACCCCCTGGCGGCGCGACCCGATCCTGGCGTATGTGCCGGCCGACTGGCAGCCACCGGCCAGGATCACCCCGGCCTGGCTGGCGCAACGGGCGTTGATTCTCAACGACAGCACCACCCAGCTGTCGCGGGTTACCGGCGAGTGGTTTGCAGCGGCGGGGTTGTACCCCGAACCGCGGATCGAGCTGAACTACAACGATGCGATCAAGAGCCTGGTCGGCGCCGGGTACGGGGCGACATTGTTGCCGCAGGAGGGGGAGGCGACCGAGCTGGACCGGCGCATTGCCCGCCGACCGCTGCGGCCGGGGTTGTGGCGGCAGTTGGGTATTGCGTGTCGGGAAGGGCAGGTGGAGCGGGCCACGGGGTATGTGCTGGAGGCGCTGGAACGGTTGCGGTAG
- a CDS encoding TIGR04211 family SH3 domain-containing protein, with protein sequence MPDSRPNASALPALRIGLIAALVGLAAPVHAEEPASDARWVSDSLSTYVRSGPTDGHRIVGTLKSGQKLTLLGSQGNYSQVRGQNGDVVWILSNDLQAVPGQNERLPLLDAQVTELTGQLKTIDDSWKNRVQGMQETLDSRKQLIDELEARNKALNEQLDQSQSDLRDTQARLGDENKQVMMRYMVYGGSIAGAGLLAGLILPALTRGRKKNDRWF encoded by the coding sequence ATGCCCGATTCCCGCCCAAATGCTTCCGCCCTCCCTGCCCTGCGCATCGGCCTGATTGCCGCCCTGGTGGGCCTTGCCGCCCCCGTGCACGCCGAAGAGCCTGCCAGCGACGCACGCTGGGTCAGTGACAGCCTGAGCACTTACGTGCGCAGCGGCCCGACCGACGGGCACCGCATTGTCGGCACGCTCAAGTCCGGGCAGAAGCTGACCCTGCTCGGCAGCCAGGGCAATTACAGCCAGGTGCGCGGGCAGAACGGCGATGTGGTGTGGATCCTAAGCAACGACCTGCAGGCAGTGCCCGGGCAGAACGAGCGCCTGCCGTTGCTCGATGCCCAGGTCACCGAACTGACCGGGCAGTTGAAGACCATCGACGACAGCTGGAAGAACCGCGTACAGGGCATGCAGGAAACGCTTGATTCGCGCAAGCAGCTGATTGATGAGTTGGAGGCACGCAACAAGGCACTGAACGAGCAGCTCGATCAGAGCCAGTCGGACCTGCGCGATACCCAGGCCCGCCTGGGGGATGAGAACAAGCAGGTGATGATGCGCTACATGGTGTATGGCGGCAGCATTGCCGGTGCAGGCTTGCTGGCGGGGCTGATCCTGCCGGCACTGACCCGTGGGCGCAAGAAGAACGATCGCTGGTTCTGA
- a CDS encoding OprD family porin, which yields MTCRSPLTLAACLALAGVGSQVVAAEKSADGFMEGSTLSVLNRNFYFNRDNRDSVAPTHNPSKQADNGYSEAWGHAVITRFESGFTQGTVGVGLDAFAMLGLKLDTGGGRNGGRSSFDVLPVDRDGQARDEYTKVGGAAKLRLFDTVLKVGDVFPANPVVAAGDSRLLPESFRGVTLENSSIKDLTLQAGRLHAMSQPMSSDLRENFVTFYGGPVDSPWIAYGGGDYRLNEHVSVSLFSSRLKDAWNQYYAGTSLSWPLSEALALIGGFNYYKAVDEGQQRLGAFDNDIWSAKLGVRFGAHTLALTHQRNNGDDDFDYLRQSDSIFLDNSIQYSDFNAPKERSWMLRYDLNMAAYGVPGLSFMTRYGKGNDADYSNANATYMRRDVAGNPLTDQKRWERDIEVKYVVQTGAAKDLSLRVRQATTRATAFESDLDEVRMIVEYPLSIL from the coding sequence ATGACGTGCAGATCACCCCTGACACTGGCTGCTTGCCTGGCGCTGGCCGGCGTTGGCAGCCAGGTTGTTGCTGCAGAAAAAAGTGCGGACGGCTTCATGGAGGGCAGCACCCTCAGCGTGCTTAACCGCAACTTCTACTTCAATCGCGATAATCGCGATTCTGTGGCCCCCACACACAACCCGAGCAAACAAGCTGACAACGGCTACTCCGAGGCCTGGGGGCACGCCGTGATTACCCGATTCGAGTCGGGCTTCACCCAGGGCACCGTAGGTGTTGGCCTGGATGCGTTTGCCATGCTTGGCCTCAAGCTCGACACGGGCGGCGGCCGCAACGGCGGGCGCAGTTCTTTCGACGTATTGCCGGTTGACCGCGACGGCCAGGCACGTGACGAATACACCAAGGTGGGGGGCGCGGCCAAGCTACGACTGTTCGACACGGTACTGAAGGTGGGGGATGTGTTCCCGGCCAACCCGGTGGTGGCGGCTGGCGACTCGCGGCTGCTGCCGGAAAGCTTCCGTGGGGTGACCCTGGAGAACTCCAGCATCAAAGACCTTACCCTGCAAGCCGGGCGTCTGCATGCTATGAGCCAGCCGATGTCCAGCGACCTGCGGGAGAACTTCGTGACCTTCTATGGCGGCCCGGTCGATTCGCCCTGGATCGCCTATGGTGGGGGGGATTACAGGCTCAATGAGCATGTCAGCGTCAGCCTGTTCAGTAGCCGGCTCAAGGACGCGTGGAACCAGTACTACGCCGGCACCAGCCTGAGCTGGCCACTGAGCGAGGCGCTGGCGCTGATTGGCGGTTTCAACTATTACAAGGCTGTGGATGAAGGGCAGCAGCGCCTGGGCGCCTTTGACAACGACATCTGGAGCGCCAAGCTGGGTGTGCGCTTTGGTGCTCACACCCTGGCCCTGACGCACCAGCGCAACAACGGCGACGACGACTTCGACTACCTGCGTCAGTCCGACTCGATCTTCCTCGACAACTCCATCCAGTACAGCGACTTCAACGCGCCCAAGGAGCGTTCGTGGATGCTGCGTTATGACCTGAACATGGCTGCCTACGGCGTACCCGGGTTGTCGTTCATGACGCGCTACGGCAAGGGTAACGATGCTGACTACTCCAATGCCAACGCCACCTACATGCGCCGTGACGTTGCGGGCAACCCGCTGACCGACCAGAAACGCTGGGAGCGTGACATCGAGGTGAAGTATGTGGTGCAGACGGGCGCGGCCAAGGACCTGTCGTTGCGGGTTCGCCAGGCCACCACCCGGGCCACGGCGTTCGAGTCGGATCTGGACGAAGTGCGGATGATCGTGGAGTACCCGTTGTCGATTCTGTGA
- a CDS encoding VOC family protein, with product MTAKNTICLWYDHDAEEAANFYARTFPDSRVVAVHQAPADYPSGKQGDVITVEFTVMGIPCVGLNGGPAFKHCEAFSFQVSTADQAETDRLWDAIVGNDGEASVCGWCRDKWGISWQITPRILIEAIGHPDRAAAKRAFEAMMQMGKIDVAKIAAALEG from the coding sequence ATGACTGCCAAGAACACCATCTGCCTGTGGTACGACCACGATGCCGAAGAGGCGGCGAACTTCTACGCCCGAACTTTCCCCGATAGCCGGGTTGTCGCTGTGCACCAGGCTCCCGCCGATTACCCTTCAGGCAAGCAGGGCGATGTGATCACCGTGGAATTCACGGTAATGGGTATCCCTTGCGTGGGCCTCAATGGTGGCCCGGCCTTCAAGCACTGTGAGGCATTTTCGTTCCAGGTCAGTACCGCGGACCAGGCAGAGACCGACCGCTTGTGGGATGCCATTGTCGGTAACGACGGCGAGGCCAGCGTTTGCGGCTGGTGCAGGGACAAATGGGGGATTTCGTGGCAGATCACTCCACGCATCCTCATCGAAGCCATCGGCCACCCCGACCGTGCGGCGGCCAAGCGTGCGTTCGAGGCCATGATGCAGATGGGCAAGATCGATGTGGCCAAGATAGCGGCGGCGTTGGAAGGTTGA